Proteins encoded within one genomic window of Anabaena sphaerica FACHB-251:
- the acs gene encoding acetate--CoA ligase: MSQPTIESILQENRLFHPQSNFSQQANIKSLEEYQRIYDRAKADPQAFWAELAETELHWFQKWDNVLDWQPPFAKWFVNGKINISYNCLDRHLTTWRKNKAALIWEGEPGDSRTLTYAQLHREVCQFANVLKQLGVKKGDRVGIYMPMIPEAAIAMLACARIGAPHSVVFGGFSAEALRDRLNDAEAKLVVTADGGWRKDAIVPLKEQVDKALADNAVPSITDVLVVKRTGQKTQMEPGRDHWWHDLQKGVSADCPAEPMDSEDMLFVLYTSGSTGKPKGVVHTTGGYNLYTHLTTKWIFDLQDTDVYWCTADVGWITGHSYIVYGPLSNGATTVMYEGAPRTSNPGCFWDVIEKYGVTIFYTAPTAIRAFIKMGEHLPNARNLSSLRLLGTVGEPINPEAWMWYHKIIGGERCPIVDTWWQTETGGIMITPLPGAIPTKPGSATLPFPGIIADIVDLDGNTVPENEGGYLAVRHPWPGMMRTVYGDPDRFRRTYWEHIPPKDGKYTYFAGDGARKDEDGYFWVMGRVDDVLNVSGHRLGTMEVESALVSHPAVAEAAVVGKPDELKGEEVVAFVTLEGTYQPSEELSKELKKHVVQEIGAIARPGEIRFTDALPKTRSGKIMRRLLRNLAAGQEVSGDTSTLEDRSVLDKLREGA, from the coding sequence ATGTCTCAACCGACTATAGAATCCATCCTACAGGAAAACCGTCTATTTCATCCTCAAAGTAATTTTTCCCAACAGGCTAATATTAAAAGTCTGGAAGAATATCAGCGGATCTACGATAGAGCTAAGGCTGATCCACAGGCATTTTGGGCAGAATTAGCCGAAACTGAGTTACATTGGTTCCAAAAATGGGACAATGTGCTAGATTGGCAACCTCCTTTTGCGAAGTGGTTTGTCAATGGCAAGATTAATATTTCTTACAACTGCCTTGACAGACATCTAACTACTTGGCGTAAAAATAAGGCAGCGTTGATCTGGGAAGGTGAACCAGGAGATTCACGGACGCTAACTTATGCCCAATTGCATCGAGAAGTTTGTCAGTTTGCTAATGTCCTCAAGCAGTTGGGTGTGAAAAAAGGCGATCGCGTGGGAATATATATGCCGATGATTCCCGAAGCTGCCATTGCCATGTTAGCCTGTGCGAGAATAGGCGCACCTCACAGCGTTGTTTTTGGTGGTTTTAGTGCTGAAGCTTTGCGCGATCGCTTGAACGATGCAGAAGCTAAATTAGTAGTCACCGCAGATGGTGGTTGGCGTAAAGATGCGATCGTACCTCTGAAAGAACAGGTAGATAAAGCTTTAGCTGATAACGCCGTACCCAGTATAACAGATGTGCTAGTTGTCAAACGCACAGGTCAAAAAACCCAGATGGAACCAGGACGAGACCACTGGTGGCACGATTTACAAAAAGGTGTTTCCGCAGATTGTCCTGCTGAACCAATGGACAGCGAAGATATGCTATTTGTCCTTTATACTTCCGGTAGTACCGGCAAACCAAAGGGCGTTGTGCATACTACAGGCGGTTATAACCTATACACCCATCTTACCACCAAATGGATTTTCGACCTCCAGGACACAGATGTATATTGGTGTACTGCTGATGTAGGTTGGATTACTGGACATAGCTATATTGTTTATGGTCCCCTTTCCAACGGTGCAACCACTGTCATGTATGAAGGTGCGCCTCGTACTTCTAATCCTGGTTGTTTCTGGGATGTGATTGAAAAATACGGCGTAACAATTTTTTATACTGCTCCCACTGCCATCCGCGCTTTTATTAAAATGGGTGAACATTTACCCAATGCCCGGAATCTTTCTTCTTTGCGTTTACTGGGAACTGTCGGTGAACCTATCAACCCTGAAGCTTGGATGTGGTATCACAAAATCATTGGTGGTGAACGCTGTCCAATTGTGGATACTTGGTGGCAAACTGAAACAGGTGGGATTATGATCACACCTTTACCTGGTGCAATTCCCACTAAACCCGGTTCTGCAACTCTGCCTTTTCCTGGCATTATTGCAGATATCGTAGATTTAGACGGTAACACAGTTCCAGAAAATGAAGGTGGTTATTTAGCGGTACGTCATCCTTGGCCGGGAATGATGCGGACTGTCTACGGTGATCCTGATCGTTTCCGTCGGACTTATTGGGAACATATTCCGCCCAAAGATGGTAAATATACGTACTTCGCTGGTGATGGTGCGAGAAAGGATGAAGACGGCTATTTCTGGGTGATGGGGCGTGTGGATGATGTGCTGAATGTCTCTGGACACCGCTTGGGAACAATGGAAGTAGAATCTGCGTTGGTGTCTCATCCGGCGGTGGCTGAGGCTGCGGTGGTGGGTAAACCTGATGAGTTGAAGGGTGAGGAAGTTGTAGCTTTTGTGACTTTAGAGGGGACTTATCAACCGAGTGAGGAGTTGAGTAAGGAACTGAAGAAGCACGTTGTTCAAGAAATTGGTGCGATCGCTCGTCCTGGTGAAATCAGGTTTACTGATGCTCTGCCAAAAACGCGATCGGGTAAAATTATGCGTCGTTTGTTGCGGAATTTAGCTGCTGGTCAAGAGGTGTCGGGGGATACTTCGACTTTGGAAGACCGCAGTGTTTTGGATAAGTTGCGGGAAGGTGCATAA
- a CDS encoding sugar phosphate nucleotidyltransferase — protein sequence MKAMILAAGKGTRVRPITYTIPKPMIPILQKPVMEFLLELLRQHGFDEIMVNVSHLAEEIENYFRDGQRFGVQIGYSFEGKIDDDGKLVGEAIGSAGGMRRIQDFSPFFDDTFVVLCGDALIDLDLTEAVKWHKSKGAIATIITKSVPKEEVSSYGVVVTDEDNRIKAFQEKPSTEEALSTNINTGIYIFEPEVFEYIPSEVEYDIGSQLFPKLVEINAPFYAIPMDFEWVDIGKVPDYWRAIRGVLLGEIKNVQIPGNEVAPGIYTGLNVAVNWDKVDITGPVYIGGMTRIEDGAKIVGPAMIGPNCWICNGATVDNSVIFEWSRLGPGVRLVDKLVFGRYCVDKTGAAIDVQAAALDWLITDARQTPPSEIPLEHQAIAELLGANIN from the coding sequence ATGAAAGCGATGATTCTCGCAGCGGGTAAGGGGACTCGTGTACGTCCCATTACTTATACCATTCCCAAACCGATGATTCCCATCCTGCAAAAGCCAGTGATGGAGTTTTTATTGGAGTTGTTACGCCAACATGGATTTGACGAGATTATGGTCAATGTTAGCCATTTGGCGGAGGAAATCGAAAATTATTTCCGTGATGGTCAAAGGTTTGGCGTGCAGATTGGTTATTCTTTTGAAGGGAAAATTGATGATGACGGTAAACTTGTAGGAGAAGCGATTGGTTCAGCTGGGGGGATGCGGCGTATCCAAGACTTCTCACCATTTTTTGATGATACGTTTGTGGTATTGTGCGGTGATGCTTTGATTGATTTGGATTTAACTGAGGCGGTAAAGTGGCATAAGTCTAAAGGGGCAATTGCTACCATTATTACCAAATCTGTTCCCAAGGAAGAAGTTTCTAGCTATGGTGTGGTTGTCACAGATGAAGACAATCGGATCAAAGCTTTCCAGGAAAAACCTTCAACAGAGGAAGCACTCAGCACCAATATCAATACGGGTATTTACATTTTTGAGCCAGAGGTGTTTGAATATATTCCCTCTGAGGTTGAGTATGACATTGGTAGCCAGTTGTTTCCTAAACTGGTGGAAATCAATGCGCCTTTTTATGCCATTCCGATGGATTTTGAATGGGTAGATATTGGAAAAGTGCCGGATTATTGGCGGGCTATTCGTGGTGTGCTGCTAGGGGAAATTAAAAATGTGCAAATTCCTGGTAATGAAGTTGCTCCTGGTATTTACACTGGCTTAAATGTAGCAGTGAATTGGGACAAAGTGGATATTACTGGTCCGGTTTACATTGGTGGTATGACCAGGATTGAAGACGGGGCGAAAATTGTCGGTCCGGCGATGATTGGACCTAATTGCTGGATTTGTAATGGTGCAACTGTGGACAATAGTGTAATTTTTGAATGGTCACGCTTAGGTCCGGGAGTGCGATTGGTAGATAAGCTGGTATTTGGACGTTATTGTGTTGATAAGACAGGAGCCGCGATTGATGTTCAAGCGGCGGCTTTGGACTGGCTGATTACAGATGCTCGTCAAACCCCACCTTCGGAAATTCCTTTGGAACACCAAGCGATCGCTGAATTGTTGGGGGCAAATATCAATTAG
- a CDS encoding Uma2 family endonuclease produces the protein MTSLTVLTLPDHTQLPDSDGTFVKNLQEHPQSILITDSIKPILEKLHPDGQYCIGQDSGIYWRLTDPPEKGAEAPDWFYVPNVPPTLNGKIRRSYVLWKEYIAPLIVIEFVSGDGAEERDKTPPSQGNEGKVGKFWVYEQAIRVPYYAIYEVAKAQVEVYHLVDNNYQLMTPNEQGHYPIKPLGVELGIWQGLYQNADLPWLRWWDEAGNLLLTGEERAAVEKQKREKLVEKLRSLSPEQLHALGIDLEMLE, from the coding sequence ATGACTTCCCTCACAGTATTGACATTACCAGACCACACCCAGCTACCAGACTCCGATGGTACATTTGTGAAAAATCTGCAAGAACATCCCCAAAGTATATTAATTACAGACTCAATTAAACCTATTCTCGAAAAACTGCATCCTGACGGACAATATTGTATAGGTCAAGATTCTGGGATATATTGGCGTTTAACAGATCCACCAGAAAAAGGTGCAGAAGCACCAGATTGGTTTTATGTACCCAATGTACCACCAACTTTAAACGGTAAAATCCGCCGTTCTTATGTGTTATGGAAAGAATATATTGCACCTTTAATAGTAATTGAATTTGTCTCTGGTGACGGTGCAGAAGAACGAGATAAAACACCACCATCTCAAGGAAATGAAGGTAAAGTTGGTAAATTTTGGGTTTATGAACAAGCTATCCGTGTTCCTTATTATGCCATTTATGAAGTAGCAAAAGCACAAGTCGAAGTTTATCATTTAGTGGATAATAATTATCAATTAATGACACCCAATGAACAGGGACATTATCCCATTAAACCTTTAGGAGTCGAGTTGGGAATTTGGCAAGGTTTATATCAAAATGCTGATTTACCTTGGTTGCGTTGGTGGGATGAAGCAGGGAATTTATTGTTAACAGGTGAAGAACGTGCAGCAGTTGAAAAACAAAAGCGGGAAAAACTTGTGGAAAAATTACGCTCCCTTTCTCCTGAACAACTTCATGCTTTAGGAATTGATCTGGAAATGCTAGAATAA
- a CDS encoding TerC family protein has protein sequence MLDQIFNYLNFHFSIEASIVLLILVFLEAVLSADNAIALAAIAQGLEDKKLENQALNIGLVFAYVLRITLLLTATWVQKFWQFELLGAAYLLWLVFQHFASQEDEDNHHHGPRFNSLWQAIPVIAFTDLAFSLDSVTTAIAVSQETWLVITGTTIGIVTLRFMAGLFIRWLDEYANLEDAGYITVAFVGLRLLLRVINEDLVPPQWLMVSAIAIILTWGFSKRTELELKTEETEKSEKSEKSEKSEITK, from the coding sequence ATGCTAGACCAAATTTTTAACTACCTAAACTTTCATTTCAGCATAGAAGCCTCTATAGTCTTATTAATCTTAGTATTTTTAGAGGCTGTGCTATCAGCGGATAACGCGATCGCCCTCGCTGCGATCGCCCAAGGACTAGAAGACAAAAAACTAGAAAATCAGGCACTAAACATTGGTTTAGTCTTTGCCTATGTGCTACGAATTACCCTACTGCTGACAGCCACCTGGGTACAAAAATTCTGGCAATTTGAACTATTGGGCGCTGCTTACCTATTGTGGCTAGTATTCCAACACTTTGCATCACAAGAAGACGAAGACAACCACCATCACGGACCCCGGTTTAATTCTCTGTGGCAAGCTATACCTGTCATAGCCTTTACAGATTTAGCCTTTTCCTTAGATAGCGTCACCACAGCGATCGCCGTTTCTCAGGAAACATGGTTGGTAATTACCGGCACTACCATCGGTATCGTCACCCTGAGATTTATGGCCGGGTTATTTATTCGCTGGTTAGATGAATATGCAAATTTAGAAGACGCAGGTTATATCACTGTAGCTTTTGTGGGTTTACGCTTGCTATTAAGAGTCATCAACGAAGATTTAGTCCCACCCCAATGGCTCATGGTTAGTGCGATCGCCATCATCTTAACCTGGGGCTTTTCCAAACGTACAGAACTAGAACTAAAAACAGAAGAAACCGAAAAATCCGAAAAATCCGAAAAATCCGAAAAATCCGAAATCACAAAATAA
- the speA gene encoding biosynthetic arginine decarboxylase, which yields MGVESTTDEIVKMPTNGHKSELKSQKHKKLLPPSTTSGDLPRTWKIEDSEDLYRIEGWGRPYFSINAAGHVTVSPKGDRGGSLDLFELVNALKQRNLGLPMLIRFSDILEDRIERLNACFAKAIARYNYPGVYRGVFPVKCNQERHLIEDLVRFGKPHQFGLEAGSKPELMIALALLDTPGALLVCNGYKDREYIETAMLSQRLGQTPIIVIEQIEEVDLVIAANLQLGIKPILGVRAKLSTQGMGRWGTSTGDRAKFGLTIPEIMEAVDKLREANLLDALQLLHFHIGSQISAINVIKDAIQEASRIYVELAMLGADMKYLDVGGGLGVDYDGSQTNFYASKNYNMQNYANDIVAELKDTCSERQIPVPTLISESGRAIASHQSVLIFDVLSTSGVPLDLPDPPQEGESPIINYLWETYQSINKENYQEFYHDAAQFKEEAISRFNLGILRLKERAKAERLYWACCQKILEITRQQEYVPDELEDLEKIMASIYYINLSVFQSAPDCWAIDQLFPIMPIHKLDEEPTQRGILADLTCDSDGKIDRFIDLRDVKSVLELHKFKPNEPYYLGMFLNGAYQEIMGNLHNLFGDTNAVHIQLTPKGYQIEHVVKGDTMSEVVSYVQYDSEDMVENIRQRCEQALEENRITLAESQRLLQTYEQSLQRYTYLNS from the coding sequence ATGGGTGTCGAGTCAACTACCGATGAGATTGTGAAAATGCCTACTAATGGGCATAAGTCAGAATTAAAAAGCCAAAAGCACAAGAAACTGCTACCACCTAGCACCACGTCAGGAGATTTACCTCGGACTTGGAAAATTGAGGATAGTGAAGACCTGTACCGCATTGAAGGTTGGGGAAGACCTTATTTTTCCATTAATGCTGCTGGTCATGTGACAGTTTCCCCCAAAGGCGATCGCGGGGGTTCTCTAGACTTATTTGAATTAGTCAACGCCTTAAAACAGCGAAATTTGGGACTTCCCATGTTAATTCGCTTTTCCGATATTTTAGAAGATCGGATTGAGCGATTAAACGCTTGTTTTGCGAAAGCGATCGCTCGTTATAACTATCCCGGTGTTTATCGAGGTGTATTTCCTGTCAAATGCAACCAGGAGAGGCACTTAATTGAAGATTTGGTGCGTTTTGGCAAACCTCATCAATTTGGTCTAGAAGCCGGTTCTAAGCCAGAATTAATGATAGCTCTGGCTTTATTGGATACACCAGGAGCGTTGTTAGTTTGCAACGGCTACAAAGACCGAGAATACATTGAAACGGCAATGTTATCCCAAAGACTCGGACAAACACCAATTATCGTCATAGAACAAATTGAAGAAGTCGATTTGGTAATTGCTGCTAACCTGCAATTGGGAATTAAGCCCATTTTAGGAGTAAGAGCCAAATTAAGCACCCAAGGCATGGGACGTTGGGGAACATCAACAGGCGATCGCGCTAAATTTGGGTTAACCATCCCCGAAATTATGGAAGCAGTGGACAAGTTACGAGAAGCTAATTTACTCGATGCCTTGCAGTTGTTACACTTCCATATCGGTTCACAAATCTCCGCCATCAATGTCATTAAAGATGCCATTCAAGAAGCGAGCCGCATCTATGTAGAGTTAGCGATGCTGGGAGCGGACATGAAATATCTGGATGTTGGTGGTGGCTTAGGTGTAGATTATGACGGCTCCCAAACCAACTTCTACGCCTCCAAAAACTACAATATGCAAAACTATGCCAACGATATTGTAGCAGAGTTAAAAGATACCTGTAGTGAGCGACAAATACCCGTACCTACACTGATTAGCGAAAGTGGCAGAGCGATCGCATCCCATCAGTCAGTTCTCATTTTTGACGTTCTTAGTACCAGTGGTGTCCCCCTCGATCTCCCAGACCCACCACAAGAGGGAGAATCACCCATTATTAATTATCTATGGGAAACCTATCAATCTATCAACAAAGAGAACTATCAAGAGTTTTATCACGACGCGGCTCAATTTAAAGAAGAAGCCATCAGCCGCTTTAATTTAGGAATTTTACGCCTCAAAGAACGCGCTAAAGCCGAGCGTCTCTACTGGGCTTGTTGTCAAAAAATTCTGGAGATTACCAGACAGCAGGAATACGTACCCGATGAATTGGAAGACCTGGAAAAAATCATGGCTTCCATCTACTACATCAATCTGTCTGTGTTTCAATCAGCACCAGATTGTTGGGCAATTGATCAACTATTCCCTATCATGCCCATACATAAGTTAGATGAAGAACCCACACAACGGGGAATTTTAGCAGACCTCACCTGTGATAGTGATGGTAAAATTGACCGCTTTATTGACTTGCGTGATGTCAAATCAGTTTTAGAATTACATAAATTCAAACCTAATGAACCCTATTATCTGGGGATGTTCCTAAATGGAGCTTACCAAGAAATTATGGGTAACTTACATAACCTTTTTGGTGACACCAACGCCGTTCACATCCAACTCACACCCAAAGGCTACCAAATTGAACACGTTGTGAAGGGTGATACCATGAGTGAGGTAGTTAGTTACGTACAATACGACTCTGAGGACATGGTAGAAAACATCCGTCAACGCTGTGAACAAGCCTTAGAAGAAAACCGCATTACCCTAGCCGAATCTCAAAGACTGCTACAAACTTATGAGCAAAGTCTCCAAAGATATACTTACTTGAATAGTTAA
- a CDS encoding ABC-three component system protein, producing the protein MIHAVRCNQPSFKTVNFRPGLNVVLADRTAESGIRDSRNGLGKSTLIEIIHFCLGGNIEKARGLGSRTLRGWAFSLEITLANKIVIVTRNTDDKSEVVIEGDTTNWPIQPKEEEGRKVLSIDEWKVVLGNLTFGLPIDDENKKYTPTFRSLISYFIRPNRDAFSQPFEYFPKQPGWNTQINNAFLLGLNWEYLRELQLLKDRQKLITDIKKLKKDTEPGVSISVFGSLGELEALKVQVEEQLRERKEALNTFKVEPQYNELEITVNRLTSEIHAATNKKITDQKLLEFYQSSLDTENEPSPEDVINIYQKAGIELPGLVTRRLEEVEGFHRQLIENRREFLAIEIKRLRREITVTESYIREKTNQRAELLDVLRTHGALEEYTRLQEIYLDNLANLNEINKRIAELKQFEEEKSTLKIEREHLLQRARRDREERNEQAERAINLFSTNSRFLYRFPGTLIINVENNGFTFRVDIRSDGSEGIDKMKIFCYDLMLAQIWSERDPSPRILIHDSTIFDGVDDRQVAQALELADRESIRCGFQYICTLNSDRVPRSDFALDFDFDSFIRLRLTDEGEEGKLLGISF; encoded by the coding sequence ATGATTCATGCTGTTAGGTGTAATCAGCCATCATTCAAAACAGTTAACTTTAGACCAGGCTTAAATGTAGTTTTAGCAGACCGTACAGCAGAATCTGGGATCAGAGATTCACGTAATGGACTAGGTAAATCTACTCTAATTGAAATTATTCATTTTTGCCTTGGCGGTAACATTGAAAAAGCGAGAGGACTGGGTTCTAGAACTCTTCGTGGTTGGGCTTTTAGTTTAGAAATTACATTAGCAAATAAAATTGTTATCGTTACAAGAAATACTGATGATAAGTCTGAGGTAGTAATTGAGGGTGATACTACTAACTGGCCTATACAACCAAAAGAAGAAGAAGGTAGAAAAGTTCTCAGTATAGATGAATGGAAAGTTGTTTTAGGCAATTTAACATTCGGATTACCCATTGATGATGAAAATAAAAAATATACTCCTACTTTCCGAAGTTTAATTTCTTACTTTATACGTCCTAACAGAGATGCTTTTTCTCAACCATTTGAGTATTTTCCCAAGCAACCTGGGTGGAATACACAAATTAATAATGCTTTTCTACTTGGTCTTAATTGGGAATATTTAAGAGAGTTACAGCTTTTAAAAGATAGACAGAAACTAATAACAGATATTAAAAAACTTAAAAAAGATACAGAACCCGGAGTTTCAATTAGTGTTTTTGGTTCTTTGGGAGAACTTGAAGCTTTAAAAGTTCAGGTAGAGGAACAACTACGCGAAAGAAAAGAAGCTCTTAATACTTTTAAAGTAGAACCACAATACAATGAACTAGAAATAACTGTTAACAGATTAACTTCAGAAATTCATGCAGCAACAAATAAAAAAATTACAGATCAGAAACTACTTGAATTTTATCAATCCAGTCTTGATACAGAAAATGAACCAAGTCCAGAAGATGTTATTAATATATATCAAAAGGCTGGTATTGAATTACCAGGTTTAGTGACTAGAAGGCTGGAAGAAGTAGAAGGATTTCATCGTCAGCTAATAGAGAATCGTAGAGAATTTTTAGCAATTGAAATAAAACGTCTTAGAAGAGAAATAACTGTTACAGAAAGTTATATTAGAGAAAAAACTAATCAGCGCGCTGAATTATTGGACGTTCTAAGAACACATGGAGCTTTAGAAGAATATACAAGGCTACAAGAAATTTATCTTGATAATCTAGCTAATCTCAATGAAATTAATAAACGTATTGCAGAATTAAAACAATTTGAAGAAGAAAAGAGTACCTTAAAAATTGAAAGAGAACATTTGTTACAACGCGCACGTCGTGACCGCGAAGAACGTAACGAGCAAGCTGAACGTGCTATTAATTTATTCAGCACTAATTCTAGATTTCTGTATCGCTTTCCTGGAACATTAATTATTAATGTAGAAAACAATGGTTTTACATTTAGAGTAGATATTAGAAGTGATGGTAGTGAAGGTATAGATAAAATGAAAATATTCTGTTATGACTTAATGCTGGCACAAATTTGGTCAGAACGTGATCCTTCACCCCGCATATTAATTCATGACAGTACAATTTTTGATGGTGTAGATGATAGACAAGTAGCTCAGGCTTTAGAACTAGCTGATAGAGAGTCCATAAGATGTGGATTTCAATATATATGTACTTTAAACTCAGATAGAGTTCCACGCTCAGATTTTGCACTTGATTTTGATTTTGATTCTTTTATCAGATTAAGACTTACAGATGAGGGAGAAGAAGGAAAACTACTAGGTATTAGCTTTTAA
- the ndk gene encoding nucleoside-diphosphate kinase, with product MERTFLAIKPDGVQRGLVGEIIRRFETKGFTLVALKFMKVSKELAEQHYDVHRERPFFAGLVEFITSGPVVAMVWEGEGVVASARKIIGATNPLTSEPGTIRGDFGISIGRNLIHGSDAIETAQREIALWFKDDELVSWQPHLTPWLKE from the coding sequence TTGGAACGCACATTTTTAGCAATCAAGCCTGATGGAGTCCAGCGCGGGTTGGTAGGTGAAATTATCCGTCGCTTTGAAACTAAAGGCTTTACCCTTGTTGCCTTGAAGTTTATGAAAGTCAGCAAAGAATTGGCTGAACAACATTATGATGTTCACCGGGAAAGACCTTTTTTTGCTGGGTTAGTTGAATTTATCACTTCTGGTCCAGTAGTGGCTATGGTCTGGGAAGGTGAAGGTGTTGTAGCATCTGCGAGAAAAATTATTGGTGCAACCAATCCTTTAACATCAGAACCAGGCACAATTCGCGGTGATTTTGGCATTAGCATTGGTCGTAACTTGATCCACGGTTCTGATGCTATAGAAACAGCGCAACGAGAAATTGCTCTGTGGTTTAAGGATGATGAATTAGTTAGCTGGCAACCTCATTTAACTCCTTGGTTGAAAGAGTAA
- a CDS encoding ABC-three component system middle component 6: protein MTNSTNTASSYHSPMILPTKHISTSYSLLGIGAKILEQLYHPRTVSSLWSVCHTMPEVATFERFVLTLDLLYTIGAIEMEMGLLRRCHR, encoded by the coding sequence ATGACAAATTCAACAAATACTGCTTCTAGTTATCATTCCCCAATGATTTTGCCCACAAAACATATTTCTACTAGTTATTCTTTGTTGGGAATAGGTGCTAAAATACTAGAACAATTGTACCACCCTAGAACAGTTTCATCACTTTGGAGTGTTTGTCATACTATGCCAGAAGTGGCTACATTTGAGCGTTTTGTTTTAACTCTTGATCTCCTATACACTATAGGAGCAATTGAGATGGAAATGGGATTACTTCGGAGGTGTCACCGATGA